The sequence AACCTCTCAATGCACCACAGGTTCTTTACTTAGTTTTTGTACTATTGAAGTTGTGTTAAGGACCTAACTAGGTGTTTCACAACTATTGTCCCTAGAATTACTCTAATTACAACaagtgaaaaattttgtgtccCTAGAATAACTCAAAGACTAATAGGTTTACAAAATGAGAAGAACAAACATGCCATTATTGTAATAAGTATCtccaatataatataatatttaagtgtgtgtttggtatCTCCTACTTTTCATGTAATTAAGAATACTAGGCTGTAACTTTTACTAACTCATAAAAACATACATCAGTTATGATAATACTGGTAAAGTCTTTTGTCGTCGAATACTAGTTGTTTGTTTTAATACATGGGATTGGCTTAATTTTAATTGCAAAAGATGATTATATTTTGTGTAGGAGGGTGGCCTAAAGCACCTGATGGACCATATGCATGGGGATATTGCTTTGTTAGGGAAGTTAACAGGCAATCCGGAGATCAATATTATGGTCGAGGACCTATCCAACTTTCTTAGTAAgtctttaaaataataaatttgtcaaTTATAAGTTAGgggtgcaatttttttttttttttttaatacaaactTTCACAAATATGGTTGACATAATTTGTTGTTATTGGTATGTAATGAAACTCATGTTAGTGGTGAAGTTAAATGAAATTGATGGTGCTcatgtcaatatatatatatatatatatatcaacaattaaaaaatatgtgtCAGGAGTATTGCTATGACACACAAATCAAAGACTTTGATCCTGACTTTGATCATTTCATTGACATGTTAGCAACTACAACTACGATCAAGCAGGAAAAGCCATTAGAGTCAATCTCACAAACAATCCAGATCTTGTAGCCACAGACGCCGTCATATCGTTCAAGACAGCCATATGGTTTTGGATGACCCCACAAGGAAAGAAACCATCTAGCCATGATGTCATCATTGAAAAATGGAAACCCTCCCCTGCTGACACTGCAGTTGGTCGAAAATCAGGTTATGGTGTAATCACCAACATTATCAATGGTGGGAAAGAATGTGGCCATGGATATAATGATAATGTGTTTAATAGGATTCGTTTCTATACGAGGTACTCTGACATGTTGGGAGTAGACTATGGGAAGAACTTAGATTGCTATAATCAAACGTCTTTTGCCTAAATAGCTCTGGTCCAGAGCAAGAAAATGGTCAGCCAAGTAAAATTAGAAGACCATATAAATGTATGATCATGAATTGGAGATTTGCTCATTCAATGAGAAATCACTTTTGTAAACCTTTCCTCTCAATCATTTACATTGGTAGCTACGCTCCTATTCTCAACCAAGAGGACAATTTCTTACCTCTTAACCCCTTCTCTTTAAAAATTTCACGTTTAAAGCCTGTACACGCACAacttaatattaatttaaaacaaTTAATCAATATCAAGttccaagttgttaattaggcGGTTAAAAGTGTGATATGGATAAAACAATCACAACAAGAATAATTACCCTCACAAGATGAGGAATTGTTCACGAAGTGAAAACCCAACAGTAAGACCTAGCTTAGTTCggcaaatccactatgaaaaagTTGCGATATAAGTTGACTTATAAGATCTCCTGTACAAGTAACTTAACAATATTCAAGCTCTACACTCTTTGCTGCAACTATTGACCCAACATGTGTCTTTGAAGTAATCCAACATCACAAGTCGATTGCTGACAGCAAAATTGATTTTTGTAGTCTCTATGATTTCCAACTACACAGGTGTAGATCTTGTGTTGGGTGATGAATTCTCCTCCCAATAATTGGAGACGGTTGGAAGACAAGAATATTGagttcaaagttttttttttttttttagctgtcTTCCTTCTCTAGAGTTTAGGGTTAATTTGCATATAGTTATGTAAGGTTTTGGGCTAGAGTTTGTCGCCAAAAAGACAATTGGAGCaaatctcaaaatattttgtagcAGGATTTTGGTCGATTGAGAGTTTACCGAGATTTTTTGCCTAGAGCTTGGGTGACCGAGAATGTGCTCGCATGACCAAGAATTCCAATTTCACACTACCAAACTTGTCTTTGAATTTAGCCCTCAATACCTGTTGTAcatcacaaaattaaaactcaacatttaaccaaaaaaaaaaaaaaaaaagaattgtcaTGAAATTAACCATCATCTAGAAATCCAAAAAtcttttttcatcatttttccGTAGTATAATATTTCAGCCACGATGAAGTGGGTCCTGCCCTCGATGGTCCATCCACAAAACAAGACGTGGAATACAGCCTAACCTCAACAACACGATTTTCCACAAAGAATTGGACTAGAAATAGGGTCAATAAAGATGGAGTCAGGCTTAACCAATCCATTTTGTCCTGCTAGAATAGTATAGTCCAGTTGAACCCATAACACTTTCCTATATATAGTTACATACACACCGTTGTTTTGAAGAcacattctccaaaaaaaaataaataaaataaaataaataaatgaagctCTTTACTTTGATACTTTTCTTAGCTTTCTTCTTGCTTGGTTGTAATGGCGATGTAAGCAGCCTCATCAGCTCGTCTCTTTTTGAAAGTATGCTTAAACATCGAAACGATCAAGGATGTAGTAATGGATTCTACACTTACAATGCTTTCATAACTGCCGCCCAATCTTTCAGTGCCTTTGGCACAACTGGTGATGTTACTACACGTAAAAGGGAGCTTGTGGCTTTCTTTGGTCAAACCTCTCATGAGACCACAGGTTATTTACTTAGTTTCAGTACTATTTGAAGTTGTATTAAGGACCTAACAAGGTGTTTCAATTAGTCACAACTCTTGTCCCTAGAATTACTCAAATTACAACAAGTGAAAAATATTGTCCCTAGAATTACTCAAAGACTTATAGTTTTACAAAATGAGAAGAACAAACATGCCATTATTGTAATAAGTATCCccaatataatataatatttaagtGTTTGGtatcacatatatatttttcatataattaagaATACTAGGTTGTACCACTGCACATCCTTGGTGCGTTGGTCACTCCACAAGgataagtacttgtggggtgtggggggcaatgGTCGGGATTTAAGTCTCTAAGAAGGAGCTtaacatacatatatacttaaattatgttaaagtagaatttctatcttgtataaaaaaaagaaaagaataccAGGCTATAACTTTTACTAATATATACAAACATACATAAGTTATGATAATGAAGTTGTCTTACCAAGGTAAGTGAGGTAGTTATCTCGGCtttccagttaactcaattggtaaagttttttgttATCGAATACTAGtggtttgttttaatttgtggGATTAGCTTAATTTTAATTGCAAAAGACGATTATATTTTGTGTAGGAGGGTGGTCTACTGCACCTGATGGGGATATTGCTTTGTTAGGGAAGTTAACAGGCAATCTGGAGATCAATATTATGGTTGAGGACCTATCCAACTTACTCAGTAAGTCTTTAAcataatacaattttttcaataataagttagggatgcaatttaattttaatacaAACTTTCACAAATATGGTtgatatgatttgttgtgattgGTACATAATAAAACTCATGTTAGTAGTGGAATTAAATGAAATTGATGTTGCTCATGTCACAACaagtatatatacttatattgtTGCTCATGTCACAACAAGTATATATGTCAACAGTTGGGAAAAATATGTGTCAATAGTATTACTATGATACACAAATCAAAAACTTTGATCCTGACTTTGATCATTTAATTGACATATTAGCAACTACAACTACGATCAAGCAGGTAAAGCCATTGGAGTTGATCTCATAAACAATTTAGATCTTGTAGCCACAGACCCCACCATATCGTTCAAGACAGCCATATGGTTTTGGATGACCCCGCAAGCAAACAAGCCATCTAGCCACGATGTCATCATTGGAAATTGGAGACCTTCTTCTTCTGACACTTCAGCTGGTCGAGTGCCAGGTTATGGTGTAATCACCAACATTATCAATGGTGGGATCGAATGTGGCCATGGATATAATGATAATGTGGCTAATAGGATTGGTTTCTATAAGAGGTACTTTGACATATTGGGAGTAGGCTACGGGAACAACTTAGATTGCAATAATCAAAGGTCTTTTGCCTAAATAGCTCTGGTCCAGAGCAAGAAAATGGTCAGCCAAGTACAATATGACGACCATATAAATGTATGATCATGAATTGGAGATTTTCTTATTCAATGAGAAATCTCTAAACTTATacataaataaagaagaattatataaatttggGTTATGGTAATACATACTTCTCATCTAAGAAATCATATACTAATTTGGGTATGCACATGGCATTCGTTCTCATCCAGGGAGTATATGCTTAAACACGTAAAACAAATCTAAGAGCTATATATATTCAGTATCACCCCCCAAAAGAATGTTTATATTGAAGGGCACTTTTTTACAGGGCTGACTCTAGTCTTTGGTAACTCAGGCTATTGTCTAAGGCTTTTGATAGGAAAAAGATCCAAAGTTGTATGTAAATAATTGGTTTTAGGTTTTACCCCAgaaaaataattagaagaatATAGATGGGCTACATATATGTACTGGATCCGCAACCCAAAGAAGGCACCAAAATTGCGGGTCGATAGATATTTAAtccaattgaaaatttaaattgtttcaCAAACCATAAAATGTTAAGTGCATCCAGTAATCATTTACCATAAAATTTTCCCATTGGTTTGTGTCTTCAATTTTGGTAAACTAAATTGTAATCTAAAATGTATTAATTGGAGGAACATTGCATTGAAATAGCAAAAGAATCCCAGGGCTACCAAGAGAGCCTTAGGAAACCCTAAAGTATTCATAGGGTGACTAGAGTAGAGACTCTAAAACACTATAATTTGCATTAAGCAAAACATTATactaaaatataagaaacttttaaaaaatatataaaattgagaaaattacaaattcaaattctatGAACTCTAGAAGATTGtcacaaaacaagaaaaaaaaaatagtcttaCGGAAGATGTCTTCCCTCCTCTCATTGAAGGTGTGGACCTTATACCATGGGTCTCATACTAAGGTTTACATCTCTTGTGAGAAGAATgatttttcccataaaaatgaataatttctTTCAAAACATACCAAAACTTATTCTAACTTTTAAATTGAgagttataataaattttttaaccaTAAATAGCAAGAACACTTATTAAAGGCCTAAATGAAGGAATTTGGTGGCGAAATAGCATAAGTCATGGTCATGAGTTCCTCATAGAAATTCCGTTCAAGTCACCAAATTTTATGCAATTCAATCATTTGTTCGGATTAGTCCTACtagtactttttttattttataaatttgttgcaTGTTGACTTTTGTCTGTCTTTTTGTTCAAAGAAACTGTATTCTATCCATTATACATCATCAATGATGATtgttaagagcattcacattgaaAATGGCATATGCCACATATTGGTTCAATTTAGCATAAAAGCCCAAAACCCCCACACTATCTGGACTTGTAAAATctaagtattgtaaaaaaaattgcaattgtgctacagtacgATTCTAAATGTAGAATCGCATTGTAGCTCAATTGTAAAATCACAaattgtgctacagtgcgaTTCTCATGAGACCACAGGTTAGttccaataaaatataaaaataatatcagtgGTAAATGCATTCgaaaatgatgttatttcaaTTACAACTAATAAACAATTTCAAGTGAAAAATACCTTATCACTAACATTATTGTACTGTATATCTCCCATATAAGAAATAAGTGTATGTTTATTGTTTGGTGTAactatttttacttaaaaaaatagtaagattGTATAAAATACAactatacataaaaataaatgtgacttcaaaaaattataccaGGCCCATAGTTTTTTGTAGTGGACTAACTCTAAAATTACATTACAATCAGGGTTATAGTATAATGGACTTAGACTTGGGTTACAATCAGGCCCGTAGTTTTTGTTTGATAGACTTAATTTTAATTGCAAAAGGTAATTAcattttgtcacttttgtgtAGGAGGGTGGGCAAGTGCACTAGATGGCCCATATGCATGGGCATATCGTTTTGTTACGGAAAATAATGAGCAAACCTATTGTACCTCAACATCTTGTCCATGTGCTTCTGGAAAACAATATTATGGCCGGGGACTTATCCAACTCACTCAGTAAGTttttaaaatcacaaatttgTTAATAAGTTAcagaaacaatttattttaaaaatattgatatgatttattataatTGGTATAAAATAAAGTGGTGTCAGTGATGGATTTAAGTGTTATTAATATGATCCAATTACAACAAATCATGTTAACattctgaaaaatattgttaggacatatgtgtttcatatgttaagaacatatgtcatgattttatgtaattgacttatcctttgacaaaacgcattttacttatatttgggtagatttaggatgtgtttaaatacttcaagaaactatatttcaaaatcaagtgttgaagccttcaagtttgtccaagaaaacaagttgatagtgtaaaatcattaaagctcgacaactgtatctatcgagtttaagaaagctgttcaaagtttggtgtgctcgacacctgctcgacaccttctatctgttgaggtttaagattttcagaattcaaatatgattttcttgagatctgtgaatatgtctttgggccttcttttctcctaaccctagacatataaaaggattgttttaagggccgtcaaacagttcacaagttgcacaagttttgagcaaactctgttcaagcaaattgtgacaggagatgaagttcttgccctagttcatctctttctcttgaagaagttgctgtgtatgtgcaccgtagggttttgtgaccaaacatcttcttaatctttatcgtgtggatgaactgaaaaactttgcaaccaacaaccttcttagttggtgattgaagtcgcgtactgggatctgcgcaattggttagtcacgtacttgggagtcatgcatctaaaaggggaactgtcactacagaacaagtccaattgggtattggggtaagggttcaactgtaggttggtaaggtacttggaattcctttacttgtaaccgcttgttgtgataatagtggagtttcgggagtggtgacctgaaaatcacccggcggggtttttgccgttaggttttccccatttgtaaacaaatcaccatgttatttattttccactgcataattagtttattggtgatttgtttgtgctatcatgcgtttgcatgataaattgattaattaataacttggctaattaattaattaatttctatcataagggtcattcagtttgtggcttATCAAATATTATGTCAGATGActtttgtaactttgtttatCAAAGACTTTGACCCTAACTTTGATGGTTCATCAACTTTTATCAGCAACTACAATTATGGGCAAGCAGGTAAAGCCATTGGAGCTGATCTCATAAACAATCCTGATCTTGTAGCCACAGACCCCACCATATCGTTCAAGACAGCCATATGGTTTTGTATGACCCCGCAAGCAAACAATCCATCCAGCTACGATGTCATCATTGGAAATTGGAGACCCTCTGCTGCTGACACATCAACTAGTCGAGTTCTGGGCTATGGTGTAATCACCAACATTATCAATGGTGGCCTTGAATGTGGCCATGGCTCTGATAATAGGGTGGCTGATAGGATTGGGTTCTATAAAAGGTATTGTGACATACTGGGAATAAGCTATGggaacaacttttttttttttttttttaaatttatagaaTCAGCTATGGGAACAACTTAGATTGCTATAATCAAAAGCCTTTTTGCCTAAATAGCTTTGGTCCAAGGCAAAAATATGTTTAGCCAACTACAATAAGGAGACAATATAAACATATAACTTGGTGATTTTGTTGTTCCATAAGGTATCTCTAAgcttacaaataaataaagaatgaattatataaatttgAGTACTTTCTAAATTATTCACTGCTTTGTTGGCTACTTCTGGTACGATGCTCACAAAGTCAACTGGGTATGATGCTCTCTTAATTAAAAAGAGATTGAATCATATTGGGTACCAATCTGCATAGCTGCCCTAGATGTCTACTTCTAAGTGAAACAAAGTAtcactcaaaaaaagaaaagaaaaaaaaaggtatgacTCAAAAAATCGTTATGCTTGAAAAGATATGAGCAAATAAGTGATCAAATTAAGGTTATTTTCCAGCAACACCtttcaaacaatttttgaacacttttgaattatgattatttttaactaTCCAAAATACTTCAATTATCCACGGATGACATTGGCCAAACTCTTCAAGATTTTTACATGCTTTCTTCCTTTGTTCCTACTTATATGGACAAACAGTACTGTCATGTGTAATTGCCAAGTGCCAACTCAATATGAAATCGGATCTTTAAGAAGCAATCTTACTTGAACTTACATTTTAAAGCTTTAATTTCAAAAGTACTCTAATATATTTACTACTAGTGGGTAGTTTTTCACCTTTAAAATACAGACAATATTTTCAGACCAAATCATTGCCAATTCAACATACTAGATGATATTCTATGCAATGTGCGGAtactttacaattttatttgaaataatttttatgtatattaagacctattataatacttattttgttgtaTAGTATTTATGTTTGTCCACAATATTATTGAatactttgaaaatttatttatttttatttcatattttattaacaaaaattgtaaaacactATAAGATTATAACATGTTATAATATTTACTGttaaaattagaatttatttttaaattgattaaatgattttgaaatatataaataagaatttaaaacataaaatacttttatatcctaaaattacataaatttaagaAACCTCCCAAACATTTCTTCAACCTCTCTATTCTCATAACCAAATATGGAGACCTCAATCTCAAATACTCAATTCATTATCTCAATGAAATTAAGGAAATCATTTGTGATTATGAgtatcaatataaagaaaacgtgattaaacaaagagaaatcGGCTATAAGTACAtccatttgtcaaaatttaattatttttagttggGCTTCTGAatcctttcaaaaaaagaaaggaaaacactTTGAAATCatcattgatttttattttatcactaTAACAGTGAAAAACCTACAAAAAAACCCTACACATTAtgagttctaaaaaaaaaactaatttcgtaaataatcaattagaatgtttctttttctttctctttagttctaaaataaaatacatttatgacATTCTCAAACCAAAATCTCGAACATCCAAAGATTTAAAGTGAATCACAACCTTCATAAAATCCACAACATCCaacttcaacatcaaaaccaTAAGATACCATCactgaataaaaaaaagcaaGCCCCTTTCCTTGTTTATAGCCTACTCATACGGGTTAGGATCAAATGGTATAACAATGTTGGAGTTATGTAAGTGTCATTGTaaggttgaagacttgaaggtATATGACATCGTTTTTGGTTtgagtgtatttgagatgaGATGACGTGGAGAGTTGGGGGCATGTGTATATAAATGAGTAGAAGTAAAAATGGTGAATGGAAATGCAAAGAGTTTTTTGTGTGAAAGAGAGgaaaagtcttgaaatattgaaccaaatgaaacaaatagtAGTCTTGAAACATTATTGAATAAAATGTAATTAACAAGAATTagtattgaaatattaaacaaaaataaataaataaatagtccCTATTTTTAAAGTTGTTCTTATCTCTTATATGGTTTAACagtatttcaattctttttagAATGAACCACATGGTATAAACTCATGCTCTTCTGCATGAGGTctttgctttatatatatatatatatatatatattttttttttttgatgattatTGCATAGGCAATTGTATGTCCAGTCATTGGAGTGGAAAGTTAGGCATTAGTAAATCAATTCATTCACAAGGTGGTGGTAAATGCCCTATTCCCTCATCCACAAGGTTCATTGAATACGGAAGGCAGACTTTAAAATGCAGACAAAAATCCTATTGCTATTGCTAATTGGCAGCACGCAAAGAGCAATTCAACCGGCAGATATAATGGCATTAATGGACCACACCTTAGGATGATGATAGTTGGGCtcgtttggtaatattgttctagtaatgttgtttgtattttttggaaatatgtgtgggtgaaaaagtgtgtgaaaatacaaataatgttgtttaaaaactgaaaacatgtatttaaacacatgtaccaaacgggcccttgaTTTTCCTATTCTTTGTAAGACTGGTAAGCTAACATTTGTATTTGGCTTTGAACTTAGTCAAGCCACCCTTGTCttctctcaaaaataaaaaagccacCCTTGTCGAGCTTCTTTGACATTTTTGAACAAGAGATCGATAATTACCAAACCAAAAATGgggaataagaaagaaaaacctGTCATACTCTCTTTGAATTAATTCGTTCGCAATCCAAAACATCTTGAAATCAAACAAGGATTGAAATCAAACATCTTCATACTATAATTATCCTTATCCAATCCTAAAAGTCTCTATGAAATATTCAACCGATCCTAGCCATGTTTCTAAACAATTCAAATACCATAAGCATGTTACTAGCATATTATTGAAAGCTAGaaactaattaaacaaaaaatcaaccaatacattataaagcCAGGGCTTCTAGGTGATTTTAGGAACGCATGACCAAAGTTACATATGCAAACTCCTTAATCAAGCCGGCATACGAGTGGGCCTTGAGGCAGAAATTCTACATTCTAACTATTCTAGCCTAAACTAGTTCCTATAGTAAAAGAACCTAAAACTAGAATAGCAGTCAAGATAAACCCATAACACTTTCCTATATATATAGGTACATTCTCACCATTGCTTTGCACAAACACTCAAAAAAATGAAGCTCTTTTCTTTGATACTTTTCTTAGCTTTCTTGCTTGGAGCCTCAGCAGAACAATGTGGATCACAGGCTGGGGGTGTTGTATGTCCAAGTGGGCTATGTTGTAGCCGATTTGGATGGTGTGGCAGTA is a genomic window of Quercus lobata isolate SW786 chromosome 2, ValleyOak3.0 Primary Assembly, whole genome shotgun sequence containing:
- the LOC115974025 gene encoding endochitinase-like, which translates into the protein MSSLLSLKCDSHETTGGWASALDGPYAWAYRFVTENNEQTYCTSTSCPCASGKQYYGRGLIQLTHNYNYGQAGKAIGADLINNPDLVATDPTISFKTAIWFCMTPQANNPSSYDVIIGNWRPSAADTSTSRVLGYGVITNIINGGLECGHGSDNRVADRIGFYKRYCDILGISYGNNFFFFFFKFIESAMGTT